A part of Larkinella insperata genomic DNA contains:
- a CDS encoding S8 family peptidase — protein MKQKHIILRTTQTATRDPFLGVLSQVRTVESVAAGLAVEVDEIEPRRVSAVTRDSSVLAVAPAIPMRLIEPLNVKTRVKPAAQTVAWGIKAVGADTSPFTGSGVVVAVLDTGIDASHPAFAGVQVIEQDFTGEGNGDPHGHGTHCAGTIFGRATNNTRIGVAPGVEKALIGKVLGQNGGGSSDQIVSAIQWAGQNGANVISMSLGMDFPGFVKQLIDQGYPVELATSYALEGYRANVQLFERLAALIRIQGSFAQATVLIAAAGNESQRDVNPDFEISVSPPAVSEGMVSVAALGESAQGFIVAPFSNTGANISGPGVNILSAKPGGGFAQMSGTSMATPHVAGVAALWAEKIMKTGLLTPATLMAKLIASGTETGIKAGFDPADVGTGMARAPQV, from the coding sequence ATGAAACAGAAACACATTATTCTCCGAACCACGCAAACCGCCACGCGTGACCCCTTTCTAGGGGTTCTTTCGCAAGTTCGTACGGTTGAGTCGGTAGCCGCCGGGCTGGCCGTTGAAGTGGACGAAATTGAGCCCCGCAGGGTGTCGGCCGTAACGCGCGACTCCAGCGTGCTGGCGGTTGCACCGGCCATTCCGATGCGGTTGATCGAACCGCTTAACGTCAAGACAAGGGTCAAACCGGCGGCTCAGACCGTTGCCTGGGGCATCAAAGCCGTAGGAGCCGACACCTCCCCGTTCACCGGTTCGGGTGTGGTGGTGGCCGTGCTGGACACCGGTATTGACGCCAGTCACCCGGCGTTCGCGGGCGTTCAGGTGATCGAACAGGACTTTACGGGCGAAGGCAATGGCGATCCACACGGCCACGGCACCCACTGCGCCGGTACCATCTTCGGGCGGGCGACCAACAACACCCGGATTGGGGTTGCGCCCGGTGTTGAGAAAGCGCTGATCGGCAAAGTGCTCGGCCAAAACGGCGGTGGTTCCAGCGACCAGATTGTCAGCGCCATTCAGTGGGCGGGGCAGAACGGCGCCAACGTGATTTCAATGTCGCTGGGAATGGATTTTCCCGGCTTTGTCAAACAACTGATCGACCAGGGTTATCCGGTCGAACTGGCAACCTCCTACGCCCTCGAAGGCTACCGGGCCAACGTGCAATTGTTCGAACGGCTGGCGGCCCTGATTCGCATTCAGGGTTCTTTCGCCCAGGCGACGGTTCTCATTGCTGCGGCCGGTAACGAAAGCCAGCGCGATGTCAATCCGGATTTTGAAATTTCGGTAAGCCCACCGGCCGTATCGGAAGGCATGGTTTCAGTGGCGGCTCTGGGCGAAAGCGCGCAGGGCTTCATTGTGGCTCCCTTCTCCAATACCGGGGCCAATATTTCCGGACCGGGCGTAAACATTCTGTCGGCCAAACCCGGTGGCGGTTTTGCGCAGATGAGCGGCACCAGCATGGCGACTCCGCACGTAGCGGGCGTGGCGGCTCTGTGGGCTGAAAAGATTATGAAAACCGGCTTGCTGACTCCTGCGACCCTGATGGCAAAATTGATCGCATCCGGAACGGAAACGGGCATCAAAGCCGGTTTTGACCCCGCCGACGTGGGCACCGGCATGGCCCGCGCTCCGCAAGTGTGA
- a CDS encoding ABC transporter permease: MRANSSDRPASPRPPRWADRLLELLVAPHLREDVQGDLHEVFYKQLKQDGVTKARRAFVWAVLNYLNPFFFRRKPTDYPKPTPTAMIRNYFKIALRNLERKKAYTLINVSGLALGMTCGILIFKLISYHLNFDTFHPNADRIYRFVTEQHRETVSYKPNVPNPFGKVFRNDYTFGEKVARIASSNDVLISLRNGGQIQKFKENAGVAFVETDFFDIFNYPLLRGDFKTVLSEPNTAILTEKMAKKYFGDRNPINQTFRLDNKVQFRITGILKDLPVNTDRKTEIFLSYNTLKQYDEWMASDESWGGMNSAMQCFVRLKPGVSPEQVEQVLPAYVKKYRPTSKNVHHYKLQPLADIHFNPRYGGTISKSNLWILGGIGFFLIITACINFINLATAQALNRSKEVGVRKVLGSFRGQLFWQFIAETGLITTLAIFLACTAAWLLLPSVNNWFQVQISLNPLEDWRLALFLPALALVVTLFAGSYPGLILAGFQPVLALKGKVSQQHIGGFNTRRTLIVGQFAISQALIIGMIVITDQMRFTTQSDLGFDKEAVVMLPIAPESKPVTIKTVKNQLAQIPGVQTVSVCQSAPASNYNVWNTSPRYDNRIEEEQFSVSVKAADEQYLPMFGLKLVAGRNLFPADSAREFLVNEMFAKKLGLKSSQEIIGKTLSLDKGQTTGPIVGVVSDFHDRSFHEDINAICIMSASDLYGSYAVKIDRATVKPTLAALEKTWSELHPDQLYEYEFLDEHIANFYKAEDLMLKLIQTFAAIAVFIGGLGLYGLVSFMAAQKTKEIGIRKVLGSSAGQILWIFGKEFSRLILIAFAVAAPVAYYGMNAWLKHFTFHIDLGPGIFAIAVASTFLIALLTVGFQSLKAAGMNPVKALRSE; this comes from the coding sequence ATGCGAGCTAACTCATCCGACCGACCGGCCAGTCCTCGGCCCCCGCGCTGGGCCGACCGCCTGCTGGAACTCCTGGTGGCCCCCCACCTGCGGGAAGACGTGCAGGGCGATCTGCACGAGGTCTTTTACAAACAGCTTAAGCAGGACGGGGTTACCAAAGCCCGGCGGGCCTTTGTCTGGGCCGTTCTAAACTACCTCAATCCCTTCTTTTTCAGACGAAAACCAACTGATTACCCCAAACCGACCCCTACGGCCATGATTCGTAATTATTTCAAAATTGCGCTGCGGAATCTGGAGCGCAAAAAAGCGTACACGCTCATCAATGTATCGGGCTTGGCCCTGGGCATGACCTGCGGGATTCTGATTTTCAAGCTCATTAGCTACCACCTGAACTTCGATACTTTTCACCCGAACGCCGACCGGATTTACCGCTTCGTCACGGAGCAACACCGCGAAACCGTCAGCTACAAGCCCAACGTTCCGAACCCGTTCGGCAAGGTATTTCGGAATGACTACACCTTCGGCGAGAAAGTAGCCCGGATTGCCAGCTCCAACGATGTTCTGATCAGCCTCCGAAATGGTGGGCAAATCCAGAAGTTCAAGGAAAACGCGGGCGTGGCTTTCGTTGAAACCGACTTCTTCGACATCTTCAATTATCCGTTGTTGCGGGGTGACTTCAAAACGGTGTTGAGCGAACCCAACACGGCCATTCTGACGGAGAAAATGGCTAAAAAGTATTTCGGTGATCGGAATCCCATCAACCAGACGTTCCGCCTGGACAACAAAGTTCAATTCCGCATTACCGGTATTCTGAAGGATTTGCCCGTTAACACCGATCGAAAAACCGAGATTTTCCTTTCCTACAACACCCTGAAGCAGTACGACGAATGGATGGCCAGCGATGAATCGTGGGGCGGCATGAACAGCGCCATGCAGTGCTTCGTCCGGCTGAAACCCGGGGTCTCGCCCGAGCAGGTTGAGCAGGTGCTGCCCGCGTACGTTAAGAAATACCGTCCAACCAGCAAAAACGTCCACCATTATAAGCTGCAACCGCTGGCCGATATCCATTTCAACCCCCGTTACGGCGGTACGATCTCCAAAAGCAATCTGTGGATTCTGGGCGGTATCGGCTTCTTTCTGATCATCACCGCCTGCATCAACTTTATTAACCTGGCTACGGCGCAGGCCCTCAACCGCTCCAAGGAAGTGGGCGTCCGAAAAGTGCTGGGAAGTTTTCGCGGGCAGCTTTTCTGGCAGTTCATCGCCGAAACCGGTTTAATTACCACGCTGGCCATTTTTCTGGCGTGCACTGCGGCCTGGTTGCTGCTGCCCTCCGTCAACAATTGGTTTCAGGTGCAGATCAGCCTCAATCCGCTGGAAGACTGGCGTCTGGCGTTGTTCCTGCCTGCGCTGGCGCTTGTCGTTACGCTCTTTGCCGGCTCCTACCCCGGCCTGATTCTGGCGGGTTTTCAGCCGGTTCTGGCCTTAAAAGGCAAAGTGTCGCAGCAGCACATCGGTGGTTTCAATACCCGGCGTACGCTGATTGTGGGCCAGTTCGCGATTTCTCAGGCGCTGATCATTGGCATGATTGTCATTACGGATCAAATGCGGTTTACCACACAATCCGATCTGGGTTTCGATAAGGAGGCCGTTGTTATGCTGCCCATTGCGCCCGAATCGAAGCCCGTGACCATCAAAACCGTCAAAAACCAGCTTGCCCAGATTCCGGGTGTCCAAACCGTGTCCGTCTGCCAGTCGGCACCGGCTTCGAATTACAACGTCTGGAATACCTCTCCACGGTACGACAACCGAATTGAAGAGGAGCAATTCAGTGTCAGCGTAAAAGCCGCCGACGAGCAGTACCTCCCGATGTTTGGGCTAAAGCTGGTAGCTGGGCGAAATCTGTTTCCGGCCGATTCCGCCCGTGAGTTCTTGGTCAATGAGATGTTTGCTAAAAAACTGGGGCTAAAATCCTCGCAGGAGATCATCGGAAAAACCCTCAGTTTAGACAAAGGTCAAACAACGGGACCAATTGTCGGGGTGGTGAGCGACTTCCACGACCGATCGTTTCACGAAGACATCAACGCCATTTGCATTATGTCGGCCAGCGATTTGTACGGGAGCTACGCGGTTAAAATTGATAGAGCAACGGTAAAACCTACGCTCGCTGCGCTGGAAAAAACGTGGAGCGAGCTACATCCCGATCAGCTTTACGAGTACGAGTTTCTGGATGAGCATATCGCAAATTTTTACAAGGCTGAAGACCTCATGCTCAAGCTGATTCAAACCTTTGCTGCCATTGCCGTCTTCATCGGTGGCCTGGGTCTTTACGGGCTGGTATCGTTTATGGCCGCTCAAAAAACCAAGGAAATTGGGATTCGGAAAGTGCTGGGCAGCAGCGCCGGGCAAATTCTGTGGATTTTTGGCAAAGAGTTTTCCCGCCTGATCCTGATCGCTTTTGCCGTAGCCGCTCCGGTGGCTTACTACGGAATGAATGCCTGGCTGAAGCACTTCACGTTTCACATCGATCTGGGCCCCGGCATTTTTGCCATCGCCGTGGCCAGCACGTTCCTGATTGCGCTCCTTACCGTCGGTTTCCAATCCCTGAAAGCCGCCGGAATGAATCCGGTGAAGGCCCTGCGAAGCGAGTAA
- a CDS encoding PadR family transcriptional regulator — protein MRRSFLGEFEEIVLLVVAACPAEAYGVTIWEDVQQQTGRSITMSAVHATLYRLEEKGFLSSQMGGATAERGGRRKRFFALTNAGVRALNDIQEVRSRLWQAIPPGKFQLIGG, from the coding sequence ATGCGAAGGTCCTTTTTAGGCGAGTTCGAAGAGATTGTTCTGCTGGTCGTGGCGGCTTGCCCGGCCGAAGCCTACGGGGTAACAATCTGGGAAGACGTTCAGCAGCAAACCGGCCGGTCGATTACGATGAGCGCCGTTCACGCCACCCTCTACCGACTGGAAGAGAAAGGTTTTCTGTCGTCGCAGATGGGCGGGGCAACGGCCGAACGCGGGGGGCGACGCAAACGGTTTTTCGCCCTGACCAACGCCGGGGTGCGGGCTCTGAACGACATTCAGGAAGTCCGCAGCCGACTTTGGCAGGCCATTCCGCCGGGTAAGTTTCAACTAATTGGCGGTTAA
- a CDS encoding aldo/keto reductase, whose amino-acid sequence MKTSNQRYSRRETLRLLSASAATLASGGLTAFSNQTTMLNRPIPASKEKLPVVGIGTWQTFDVAGKTEQEPLLQALKAMHQAGGKLIDSSPMYGRSEEVVGTLTAASGIPNDFFYATKVWTRGREAGIQQMEDSMRKMKRTTMDLMQIHNLVDWKTHLETLKAWKAAGKIRYIGITHYTDSMHDDLVEIFTKYPIDFVQFNYSILSRNAEKKLLPAAQDKGVATIINQPFAEGRLFSLVKGKELPGWAKENEINSWAQFFLKFLIGHPAVSCVIPGTSNPRHAADNMLAGHGRQPDSALREKMAALIRSF is encoded by the coding sequence ATGAAAACCTCCAACCAGCGGTATTCCCGGCGCGAAACCCTCCGCTTGCTGTCAGCTTCGGCCGCAACGCTGGCATCCGGCGGGTTGACGGCTTTTTCAAACCAGACTACCATGCTAAACCGCCCCATTCCTGCCAGCAAAGAAAAACTGCCTGTGGTTGGCATCGGTACCTGGCAGACATTTGATGTTGCCGGAAAGACGGAACAGGAACCGTTGCTACAGGCGCTCAAAGCCATGCACCAGGCGGGTGGCAAACTCATCGACTCGTCGCCCATGTACGGCCGCTCGGAGGAAGTGGTGGGCACGCTAACGGCAGCAAGCGGCATTCCGAACGATTTTTTCTACGCCACCAAAGTCTGGACGCGGGGCCGGGAAGCAGGTATTCAGCAGATGGAGGACTCGATGCGGAAAATGAAGCGGACGACAATGGATCTGATGCAGATTCATAACCTGGTCGACTGGAAAACGCACCTGGAAACGCTCAAAGCCTGGAAAGCCGCCGGAAAAATCCGCTACATTGGCATCACACATTACACCGACTCCATGCACGACGATCTGGTCGAGATTTTCACCAAGTACCCGATCGACTTCGTGCAATTCAATTATTCGATTCTTTCCCGCAACGCCGAGAAGAAACTCCTGCCAGCCGCGCAGGACAAGGGCGTGGCAACAATCATCAACCAACCGTTTGCGGAAGGGCGTTTGTTTTCGCTCGTCAAAGGCAAAGAACTGCCCGGTTGGGCCAAAGAAAACGAGATCAACAGCTGGGCGCAGTTTTTCCTTAAATTTCTCATCGGCCACCCCGCCGTCAGTTGTGTCATTCCCGGTACGAGCAACCCACGCCATGCCGCCGACAACATGCTGGCCGGTCACGGTCGGCAGCCCGATTCGGCGCTGCGCGAAAAAATGGCCGCCCTGATTCGGTCGTTCTGA
- a CDS encoding glyoxalase superfamily protein, which translates to MPSPIIPIFRIFDYQKAVAFYVDWLGFSIAWEHRFEENFPIYLEITKGDLRLHLSEHHGDCCPGSKVLIEYPQLAAFHQELTAKNYTYMKPGLHEAFWGAWTVNVTDPFGNRLEFFERK; encoded by the coding sequence ATGCCCTCTCCCATCATCCCGATTTTTCGCATTTTTGATTATCAGAAAGCCGTGGCGTTTTACGTCGACTGGCTCGGTTTCAGCATCGCCTGGGAACACCGGTTTGAAGAGAATTTTCCGATCTACCTGGAAATCACGAAAGGGGATCTGCGGCTGCATTTATCCGAACACCACGGCGACTGCTGCCCCGGTTCTAAGGTCCTGATTGAGTACCCGCAACTGGCCGCGTTCCACCAGGAACTGACCGCCAAGAATTACACTTACATGAAGCCCGGTTTACACGAAGCCTTCTGGGGCGCCTGGACCGTCAACGTTACGGACCCGTTCGGTAATCGGCTTGAGTTTTTTGAACGGAAATAG
- a CDS encoding PQQ-dependent sugar dehydrogenase, protein MKKPFVLFTYVLLLAGFVSCQSKKSESAENTDTTTTAVATTEGPAAPDLPPPGESSNHFSNVIGWKDGQTPKAPDGFVVTEFARDLKNPRTTYILPNGDVLVVESQTERKGIVKKVASAVSGKADSEASGKSANRITLLRDANKDGKPELRETFLEGLNQPFGVLLIGNTLYVANTDGVLTFPYQAGQTKITAKGKSIMALPAGGYNNHWTRNLLANADGSKIYISVGSGSNVGENGMEHEVRRANILEINPDGTGERIFASGLRNPVGMDWNPGTKALWTAVNERDELGDDLVPDYITSVKEGAFYGWPYSYYGQHEDPRRKGEQPDLVKKATVPDVPLGSHTASLGLAFYDQQAFPEKYRNGAFIGQRGSWNRSAFSGYKVVFVPFENGKPSGKPEDFLTGFIIDDKDVHGRPVGVTVTPDGALLVSDDAGNRIWRVSTKQ, encoded by the coding sequence ATGAAAAAACCATTCGTTCTTTTCACCTACGTACTGCTGCTGGCGGGATTTGTTTCGTGCCAGAGCAAAAAATCCGAAAGCGCCGAAAATACCGATACGACCACAACTGCCGTAGCAACCACCGAAGGACCGGCGGCCCCTGATTTGCCGCCCCCGGGCGAATCGTCCAATCATTTCAGCAACGTTATTGGCTGGAAAGATGGGCAAACCCCCAAGGCCCCCGATGGGTTTGTGGTAACCGAATTTGCCCGCGACCTAAAAAATCCGCGGACCACTTACATCCTGCCGAACGGCGACGTGCTGGTGGTGGAATCGCAAACCGAGCGGAAAGGAATTGTTAAAAAAGTAGCCAGCGCCGTGAGCGGAAAGGCGGATTCGGAAGCGTCGGGCAAAAGCGCCAACCGCATCACGCTTCTTCGCGATGCCAACAAAGATGGCAAACCGGAGCTCCGCGAAACCTTTCTGGAGGGCCTCAATCAGCCGTTTGGGGTGTTGCTGATTGGCAATACGCTGTACGTAGCCAACACCGACGGGGTTCTGACGTTCCCCTATCAGGCCGGTCAGACCAAAATTACCGCCAAAGGCAAATCCATCATGGCCCTGCCCGCCGGTGGGTACAACAACCACTGGACCCGCAACCTGCTGGCCAACGCCGATGGCTCGAAGATTTACATTTCCGTGGGCTCGGGTAGTAACGTGGGCGAAAACGGGATGGAACACGAAGTACGCCGGGCCAACATCCTGGAGATCAACCCCGACGGAACCGGCGAGCGCATCTTCGCCAGCGGCCTCCGCAATCCGGTTGGTATGGACTGGAATCCAGGTACGAAAGCGTTGTGGACGGCGGTCAACGAACGCGACGAACTGGGCGACGATCTGGTGCCGGATTACATCACGAGCGTGAAAGAAGGCGCATTCTACGGCTGGCCCTATTCCTACTACGGCCAGCACGAAGACCCCCGTCGCAAAGGCGAGCAGCCTGATCTGGTCAAGAAAGCGACGGTGCCCGACGTTCCGCTGGGTTCGCACACGGCTTCGCTCGGACTGGCTTTTTATGACCAGCAAGCGTTCCCGGAAAAGTACCGCAACGGCGCGTTCATTGGTCAGCGGGGTTCGTGGAACCGGTCGGCCTTCTCGGGTTACAAAGTTGTTTTTGTACCGTTTGAAAACGGAAAACCCAGCGGCAAACCCGAAGATTTCCTGACCGGGTTTATCATTGACGACAAGGATGTGCACGGTCGGCCGGTGGGTGTTACCGTAACCCCGGACGGCGCGCTGCTGGTGTCCGATGATGCGGGCAACCGTATTTGGCGGGTGAGCACAAAACAGTAA
- a CDS encoding DUF3471 domain-containing protein, with protein sequence MKTLLFLAIALAATTLVFAAPRPGAPAQTVQPADSTDLKPFAGTYTFDANDNLKQMVVTVENGELYGAVDTYPKSKLVKQAAADTFKSTSEYGSVFTFKRDAATKQVTGFSMEIMGNTLTAKKDAR encoded by the coding sequence ATGAAAACGCTTCTTTTCCTCGCCATCGCTTTGGCGGCAACCACGCTGGTCTTTGCCGCACCCCGCCCCGGTGCTCCGGCGCAAACCGTGCAGCCCGCCGACTCAACAGATCTCAAACCGTTCGCCGGAACCTACACTTTTGACGCCAACGACAACCTGAAGCAGATGGTCGTTACCGTCGAAAACGGCGAACTGTACGGGGCGGTCGACACCTATCCCAAGAGCAAGCTTGTCAAACAAGCCGCGGCTGATACCTTCAAGTCGACGAGCGAATACGGCTCCGTATTTACATTCAAGCGCGACGCGGCAACCAAGCAGGTAACGGGTTTTTCGATGGAAATTATGGGCAACACCCTTACGGCAAAGAAAGACGCCCGGTAA
- a CDS encoding alpha/beta hydrolase, with amino-acid sequence MLALRRIGLVLLVLFALLNVILAFHAARFTYFYDNPEKTPSKKPENYSTSEKLNAAFFGLKLKKSVVTDYPKIPYETIRLTNELGQKLEGWYIPVKQAKGTVILCHGHASNKSRVLCEMDYFHELGYNTLAFDFRAHGNSQGNICTIGFRETNDLKTAYGFVSRSGEKNIILWGVSMGAATILKAIPEHSLKPARVILECPFASLYDAVQGRLRSMNLPAHPASEILLLWGGMERSMSAYGFRPSEYAKDLTMPVLLNWGAKDPRVLRHETDAIFENLGALQKQLVIFENSTHQSYCTNEPEKWRATVSRFLQVSPQPAARPTAELQTH; translated from the coding sequence ATGCTTGCCCTCCGCCGTATCGGTCTGGTTTTACTCGTATTGTTTGCCCTGTTGAACGTCATCCTGGCGTTTCATGCCGCCCGGTTCACGTATTTTTACGACAATCCCGAGAAAACGCCCTCAAAAAAACCGGAGAACTATTCCACCAGCGAAAAGCTGAATGCCGCCTTTTTCGGACTGAAGCTAAAGAAATCAGTCGTGACGGATTATCCTAAAATCCCGTACGAAACGATTCGGCTGACCAACGAACTGGGCCAGAAACTGGAAGGCTGGTATATTCCGGTGAAGCAGGCAAAAGGCACCGTGATTCTCTGCCACGGCCACGCGTCGAACAAATCACGGGTGCTCTGCGAAATGGATTATTTTCACGAACTGGGGTACAACACGCTGGCGTTCGATTTCCGGGCCCACGGCAACAGCCAGGGCAACATCTGCACAATCGGTTTTCGCGAAACCAACGACCTGAAAACAGCTTACGGCTTTGTGAGCCGGAGTGGCGAGAAAAACATCATTCTCTGGGGCGTATCGATGGGGGCCGCCACCATTCTGAAAGCCATTCCCGAACACAGCCTGAAACCGGCGCGGGTGATTCTGGAATGCCCGTTTGCCTCGCTGTACGATGCCGTTCAGGGCCGGTTGCGTTCAATGAACCTGCCCGCACATCCCGCTTCAGAAATACTGCTTTTGTGGGGTGGTATGGAGCGCAGCATGAGCGCTTACGGCTTTCGCCCGTCGGAATACGCGAAAGACCTGACCATGCCGGTTCTGCTCAACTGGGGGGCCAAGGACCCGCGGGTGTTGCGCCACGAAACCGACGCTATTTTTGAAAATCTGGGCGCTTTGCAAAAACAACTGGTCATTTTTGAAAATTCCACCCACCAGTCGTACTGCACCAACGAACCGGAGAAATGGCGGGCCACGGTAAGCCGTTTTTTACAGGTCAGTCCGCAACCGGCCGCCAGGCCCACTGCGGAACTTCAGACGCATTAA
- a CDS encoding YEATS-associated helix-containing protein, whose product MYSILSSPDLWTILGTMVLAGIIGGLVNGFLPTAEGEPVKIWWKCILTGLGASLIVPVFLFLTQSKILDELVRVLPENASAQAVSQAISLKVQNYLVFFSFCTIAAITSTRFITTVSDRLLSELKKEVDATKQAVRATDQKVEETQKKAIDNRATLQAVKKKIQEESLVRTTLETTPSAPRPDPRESISRSPAPTPPAVRPATDPQKGRWGGQAVNNFKRLQATITPIDEDEDWFTVRLEVMSTDPDAHPLTGNVVFYLPDTLVPNTRTVVARNNRAFTEETAWSAFTVGAETADGTQLELDLGDPAAVPDVPASFRHR is encoded by the coding sequence ATGTACTCCATTCTTTCCTCACCTGACCTGTGGACCATTCTGGGAACAATGGTGCTGGCGGGCATCATCGGCGGTCTGGTCAACGGTTTTTTGCCCACGGCGGAGGGTGAACCGGTCAAAATCTGGTGGAAATGTATTCTGACGGGGTTGGGAGCCTCCCTGATTGTTCCGGTTTTTCTGTTTCTCACCCAGAGTAAAATTCTGGATGAACTGGTCAGGGTGCTTCCCGAAAACGCGTCGGCTCAGGCGGTTTCGCAGGCCATCAGCCTGAAAGTTCAGAACTACCTGGTGTTTTTTAGCTTCTGCACCATTGCCGCCATCACCTCGACCCGGTTTATTACGACCGTTAGCGACCGGTTGCTCAGCGAACTGAAAAAGGAGGTGGATGCCACGAAACAGGCCGTCCGGGCCACCGATCAGAAGGTGGAGGAAACCCAGAAAAAAGCAATCGATAACCGGGCAACGTTACAGGCCGTTAAGAAAAAGATTCAGGAAGAGAGTCTGGTCCGCACGACTCTGGAAACCACCCCATCCGCCCCCCGGCCCGATCCGCGCGAATCCATTTCCCGCAGCCCGGCCCCGACTCCCCCGGCCGTTCGCCCGGCCACCGATCCGCAGAAAGGGCGGTGGGGCGGCCAGGCCGTCAATAACTTCAAACGACTACAGGCCACGATTACGCCGATTGACGAAGATGAAGACTGGTTTACCGTGCGCCTTGAAGTGATGTCGACCGACCCGGACGCGCATCCGCTGACGGGCAACGTTGTTTTTTACCTGCCCGATACGCTGGTGCCCAACACCCGGACGGTTGTAGCCCGGAACAACCGCGCCTTTACGGAGGAAACGGCCTGGAGTGCTTTCACGGTGGGTGCCGAAACCGCCGATGGTACGCAGCTGGAACTGGACCTGGGCGATCCGGCCGCCGTTCCGGATGTGCCCGCGTCGTTTCGCCACCGCTGA
- a CDS encoding sugar phosphate isomerase/epimerase family protein: MPAPLQRRELLKGLLATGLAGAVSKSVAGAEPLADEKPYSIHIFSKHLHFLNYTELATTASDLGFDGVDLTVRPDGHVEPARVREDLPRAVAALKQRNLRASLMTTAVVRADDAASRAVLETASQQGIRYYRTGWLPYPANQSMPQALKQCGQQLGELARLNQRLNLAGAYQNHAGTNFGSAVWDLATVLQEINNPGLGSQYDIRHATVEGGTSWPTGLRMIHPHIRFIAVKDVIWEKVDGKWKAVSVPLGQGMVDFPAYFALLKQLNVRVPISLHLEYPLGGADQGKRNLTIPRENVYQAMQMDLQTLSAMLKKAELV; this comes from the coding sequence ATGCCTGCTCCGCTTCAACGACGTGAATTGTTAAAAGGACTCTTGGCGACCGGTCTGGCCGGAGCAGTGTCCAAATCGGTAGCCGGGGCGGAACCGCTCGCCGACGAAAAGCCCTACAGCATTCACATCTTTTCGAAACACCTTCATTTTCTGAATTATACCGAGCTGGCAACTACGGCTTCCGACCTTGGTTTCGACGGGGTTGACCTGACGGTGCGCCCCGACGGACACGTTGAACCGGCCCGCGTTCGGGAGGATTTACCCAGGGCCGTGGCCGCTCTCAAGCAGCGGAACCTGCGGGCGTCTCTCATGACGACCGCCGTAGTCAGGGCCGACGATGCCGCCAGCCGTGCGGTCCTGGAAACCGCCAGCCAGCAGGGCATCCGGTATTACCGCACCGGCTGGCTGCCGTATCCGGCCAATCAATCCATGCCGCAGGCCCTAAAGCAATGCGGGCAGCAACTTGGCGAATTGGCCAGACTGAACCAGCGGCTGAACCTGGCGGGCGCGTATCAAAACCACGCAGGCACCAACTTTGGCTCGGCCGTCTGGGATCTGGCGACGGTTTTGCAGGAAATCAACAACCCCGGCCTGGGCAGTCAGTACGACATTCGGCACGCGACGGTCGAGGGAGGAACGTCCTGGCCGACGGGGTTACGGATGATTCACCCGCACATCCGGTTTATTGCGGTGAAGGATGTCATCTGGGAAAAAGTGGACGGCAAATGGAAGGCCGTGAGCGTACCGCTGGGGCAGGGCATGGTTGATTTTCCGGCGTATTTCGCGCTGCTCAAGCAGTTGAACGTCCGGGTGCCGATTTCGCTGCACTTGGAATACCCGCTGGGCGGGGCCGATCAGGGCAAACGGAACCTGACCATCCCCCGCGAGAACGTGTACCAGGCGATGCAGATGGATTTGCAGACCCTGAGCGCAATGCTGAAAAAAGCGGAACTGGTCTAA